A window of the Haloarcula litorea genome harbors these coding sequences:
- a CDS encoding DUF1328 family protein — translation MVALPTLGGAGRSLAAGIAPLQLGGGLIELAVLFFVLAIVAAVVGARGVAGLSMRIAKWLVLVFLVLAVVSLLL, via the coding sequence ATGGTTGCACTACCAACTCTCGGCGGAGCGGGGCGGTCACTCGCTGCCGGAATCGCACCGCTCCAGCTCGGTGGCGGGCTGATCGAACTCGCGGTCCTCTTTTTCGTCCTCGCGATCGTGGCGGCCGTGGTCGGTGCGCGCGGCGTCGCTGGCCTCAGTATGCGAATCGCCAAGTGGCTGGTGCTGGTCTTCCTCGTGCTCGCGGTCGTCTCGCTGCTCCTGTGA
- a CDS encoding HesB/IscA family protein, producing the protein MSSTTSDPDPGGTGLEVTEAAASEALDLLTGEGMDTDVAGLRLFVQQGGCAGLSYGMRFEHEPEEEDNVFERHDLRVFVDGASIDYVEGSVLDYEGGLQGAGFHVENPNVVSECGCGESFRT; encoded by the coding sequence ATGAGCAGCACGACGAGCGATCCGGATCCGGGCGGCACCGGTCTCGAAGTGACGGAGGCCGCGGCGTCGGAGGCACTGGACCTGCTGACCGGCGAGGGGATGGACACCGACGTGGCCGGCCTGCGACTGTTCGTCCAGCAGGGCGGCTGTGCCGGCCTCTCGTACGGGATGCGGTTCGAGCACGAGCCGGAAGAGGAAGACAACGTCTTCGAGCGGCACGATCTCCGGGTGTTCGTCGACGGGGCCAGCATCGACTACGTCGAGGGGTCGGTCCTCGACTACGAGGGCGGCTTGCAGGGGGCGGGGTTCCACGTCGAGAACCCCAACGTCGTCAGCGAGTGTGGCTGTGGCGAGTCGTTCCGGACCTGA
- the panB gene encoding 3-methyl-2-oxobutanoate hydroxymethyltransferase, translating into MPTVRDLQAMAGDERITMLTAYDAVTAGIVESAGVDVVLVGDSMGNAVLGHDDTLPVTVDEMASRVGAVARGTDEALVVADMPFLSFGADEGESVRNCGRMLKEEGANAVKLESGPHTLDLTERLSDLGIPVMAHLGLTPQSVNQTGYTQQASDRDEAAEILDLAQAHEEAGAFALVLEHVPANLAAQVTAAIDIPTIGIGAGGGCDGQVLVFTDVVGLADSSPPFAEQFGDARAEIATAVEEYVDAVESGTFPSEEHATTSEELDDLY; encoded by the coding sequence ATGCCCACGGTACGCGATCTGCAGGCGATGGCGGGCGACGAGCGGATCACGATGCTGACGGCCTACGACGCGGTGACGGCCGGCATCGTCGAGTCGGCCGGCGTCGACGTCGTCCTCGTCGGGGACAGTATGGGTAACGCCGTCCTCGGCCACGACGACACGCTCCCGGTCACGGTCGACGAGATGGCCTCGCGGGTCGGGGCCGTCGCTCGCGGCACCGACGAGGCCCTGGTCGTCGCCGATATGCCGTTCCTCTCGTTCGGCGCGGACGAGGGCGAGAGCGTCAGGAACTGCGGGCGGATGCTCAAAGAGGAGGGAGCGAACGCCGTCAAGCTGGAGTCGGGACCGCACACGCTCGATCTCACGGAACGGCTGTCGGACCTGGGGATCCCGGTGATGGCACACCTCGGCCTGACGCCACAGAGCGTCAACCAGACGGGGTACACACAGCAGGCCAGCGACCGCGATGAGGCCGCCGAGATCCTCGACCTCGCACAGGCCCACGAGGAGGCGGGAGCGTTCGCGCTCGTCCTCGAGCACGTCCCGGCGAACCTCGCGGCACAGGTCACGGCGGCCATCGACATCCCGACCATCGGGATCGGTGCCGGCGGGGGGTGTGACGGGCAAGTGCTCGTGTTCACGGACGTCGTGGGACTCGCCGACTCCAGTCCGCCGTTCGCCGAGCAGTTCGGCGACGCGCGGGCGGAGATCGCCACCGCCGTCGAGGAGTACGTCGACGCCGTCGAGTCGGGGACCTTCCCGAGCGAGGAGCACGCGACCACGAGCGAGGAACTCGACGACCTCTACTGA
- a CDS encoding metal-dependent hydrolase, which translates to MFVGHALLAFAVVATAARRLGRSPERSLRLGAVAGLFAAVPDVDVVYAPVGLALRSVQTLGPDAFWATANVIHRGPTHSLAMGTVLAVAVGLWATERRSARAASAALVAALVAVGAVGSGAVGGVVVLVYALAGLAVAAVARRCDVGAAATFGVALVGLLSHPFGDLFTGSPPPLLYPLDVALVTERVLLYPDPTGHLLAAFALELGVVWLAVRAYVRLSGHRLRELVSPRASLGAGYAAAALALPAPTLADSAHFVFSVLAVGVVGAPVRPLSGDDTRLRALVTGLTAVTLAAVAYAVAYGLL; encoded by the coding sequence ATGTTCGTCGGGCACGCACTGCTTGCGTTCGCCGTCGTCGCGACGGCGGCACGGCGGCTCGGCCGGTCCCCCGAGCGGTCGCTCCGGCTCGGTGCCGTCGCCGGCCTGTTCGCCGCCGTCCCCGACGTGGACGTGGTGTACGCGCCGGTCGGCCTCGCGTTGCGCTCGGTCCAGACGCTGGGGCCGGACGCGTTCTGGGCGACGGCCAACGTCATCCACCGCGGCCCGACCCACTCGCTCGCGATGGGGACCGTCCTCGCCGTCGCCGTCGGCCTCTGGGCCACCGAACGGCGGTCGGCACGGGCGGCCTCGGCAGCGCTCGTGGCCGCGCTCGTCGCCGTCGGCGCGGTCGGCAGCGGTGCCGTCGGTGGCGTCGTCGTCCTCGTGTACGCCCTCGCCGGACTGGCCGTGGCCGCCGTCGCGAGACGGTGCGACGTCGGAGCGGCCGCGACGTTCGGGGTCGCGCTCGTCGGACTGCTCTCGCACCCGTTCGGGGACCTGTTCACCGGGTCGCCGCCGCCGCTGCTGTACCCGCTGGACGTGGCGCTGGTGACCGAGCGGGTCCTGCTGTACCCCGACCCGACCGGCCACCTGCTGGCGGCGTTCGCGCTCGAACTCGGCGTCGTCTGGCTGGCCGTCAGAGCCTACGTCCGGCTGTCGGGCCACCGACTCCGCGAGCTGGTCTCGCCGCGGGCGTCGCTGGGAGCCGGCTACGCCGCGGCCGCGCTCGCGCTCCCGGCCCCGACGCTCGCGGACTCGGCGCACTTCGTGTTCAGCGTCCTCGCGGTCGGGGTCGTCGGCGCACCGGTTCGGCCGCTCTCCGGCGACGACACGCGCCTCCGTGCGCTGGTCACCGGCCTGACCGCCGTCACGCTGGCGGCAGTCGCCTACGCGGTGGCGTACGGCCTGCTCTGA
- a CDS encoding DUF5816 domain-containing protein, whose product MDEREGPDGERLYVDRSEGDTGTKGPFFVVYLDADRERRWGYFCGNCETFNNAMDAMGRIRCNDCSNLRKAEEWDAAHE is encoded by the coding sequence ATGGACGAACGCGAGGGGCCCGACGGCGAGCGGCTGTACGTTGACCGGAGCGAGGGCGACACGGGCACGAAAGGACCGTTCTTCGTCGTCTACCTCGACGCCGACCGGGAGCGCCGCTGGGGCTACTTCTGTGGCAACTGCGAGACGTTCAACAACGCGATGGACGCGATGGGACGCATCCGCTGTAACGACTGTAGCAACCTCCGCAAGGCCGAGGAGTGGGACGCCGCCCACGAGTGA
- a CDS encoding dodecin, translating to MVFKKITLIGTSSESFDAAADDAIERAERTLDNLKWVEVDELGVEIASVEGREYQAEVTVAFELEE from the coding sequence ATGGTCTTCAAGAAGATCACCCTAATCGGAACGAGTTCGGAGAGCTTCGACGCCGCCGCCGACGACGCCATCGAGCGCGCCGAGCGGACGCTGGACAACCTCAAGTGGGTCGAAGTCGACGAACTCGGCGTCGAGATCGCGAGCGTCGAGGGCCGGGAGTACCAGGCGGAAGTGACCGTCGCGTTCGAGCTCGAAGAGTAG
- a CDS encoding DUF7116 family protein, which translates to MGVATTSLDEQARSFFDDIGYSVSRTEGGLRAEHKWRTVTVTVLDDDDPLPESGEIHCFVTPAATAADLGRRLGRRDPSYDWAVLGVREDGGYDVVRPDSTG; encoded by the coding sequence ATGGGTGTCGCTACCACATCACTCGACGAGCAGGCCCGGTCGTTCTTCGACGACATCGGCTACAGCGTGTCGCGCACCGAGGGCGGACTCAGAGCCGAACACAAGTGGCGGACCGTCACGGTGACCGTCCTGGACGACGACGACCCGCTCCCGGAGTCCGGGGAGATCCACTGTTTCGTCACACCGGCGGCGACCGCTGCGGACCTCGGCCGCCGACTCGGCCGCCGGGACCCGAGCTACGACTGGGCCGTCCTCGGGGTCCGCGAGGACGGCGGCTACGACGTGGTCCGACCGGATTCGACGGGGTAG
- a CDS encoding DUF389 domain-containing protein, which translates to MIRWGYLVPPRLAIENITQVNAFSIPIVLTFVIAVFAGAAGALALATDLSVSLAGVAVAAAIVPAAAAIGLGIVWAKPALALGAMVLLLMNVLLINVSAFLALTAFGYRSESSTRVRDSLRVDGRTVGYGALAAVVAVLLVASVASTVQYLFLVETVNHNANEVFDREEYRDLELIDIQTDYSGPSVLAGQRERSGSVTVVVGRRTTAEYPRLAPVLRDRIAADVARAVTVRVRFVEYQVATPNSLGGAGVASTVGTARA; encoded by the coding sequence GTGATCCGGTGGGGGTACCTGGTCCCGCCGCGGCTGGCGATCGAGAACATCACGCAGGTGAACGCGTTCTCGATCCCGATCGTCCTCACGTTCGTCATCGCCGTCTTCGCCGGAGCGGCCGGGGCGCTGGCCCTCGCGACCGACCTCTCGGTCTCGCTTGCGGGGGTCGCGGTCGCCGCCGCCATCGTTCCCGCCGCGGCGGCCATCGGGCTCGGCATCGTCTGGGCGAAACCGGCGCTTGCCCTCGGCGCGATGGTCCTGCTCCTGATGAACGTGTTGCTGATCAACGTCTCGGCGTTCCTCGCGCTGACCGCCTTCGGCTACCGCTCGGAGTCGTCGACCCGGGTTCGGGACTCCCTCCGAGTGGACGGCCGGACGGTCGGCTACGGGGCACTCGCCGCCGTCGTCGCGGTCCTGCTCGTCGCGTCCGTCGCGAGCACGGTCCAGTACCTGTTCCTCGTCGAGACGGTGAACCACAACGCGAACGAGGTCTTCGACCGGGAGGAGTACCGGGACCTCGAACTCATCGACATCCAGACCGACTACAGCGGCCCGAGCGTGCTGGCGGGGCAGCGGGAACGAAGCGGTTCCGTCACGGTCGTCGTCGGGCGGCGGACGACCGCGGAGTACCCGCGACTCGCGCCGGTGCTCCGGGACCGGATCGCCGCGGACGTGGCGAGGGCGGTGACCGTCCGCGTCCGGTTCGTGGAGTACCAGGTGGCGACGCCGAACTCGCTCGGCGGTGCCGGTGTCGCTTCGACGGTCGGGACGGCGCGAGCGTGA
- a CDS encoding mechanosensitive ion channel domain-containing protein, with amino-acid sequence MLQNAVTDALDELLRDASAVLPDLLSGLVFLIIAAIAIRLVMVVVRFALRRLFPGEAPVYRQFVAALVLVFLWFAVGLSFLSIVGLTLVAASLGTATGFLALGVSYALSGMIADAVAGVYLLRDPDFNPGDTITAGDTTGEVAAIELRKTRFDVDGDTVVRANADIEKRWTKVDSSE; translated from the coding sequence GTGCTCCAGAACGCCGTCACGGACGCGCTCGACGAACTGCTGCGAGACGCGAGCGCGGTCCTCCCGGACCTGCTCTCGGGACTCGTCTTCCTGATCATCGCCGCGATCGCCATCAGACTCGTGATGGTGGTCGTCCGGTTCGCGCTTCGCCGCCTCTTCCCGGGGGAGGCCCCCGTCTACCGGCAGTTCGTCGCCGCGCTCGTGCTCGTCTTCCTCTGGTTCGCCGTCGGCCTCTCCTTTCTCTCCATCGTCGGTCTGACGCTCGTCGCCGCGTCGCTCGGCACCGCGACCGGGTTCCTGGCGCTGGGGGTCTCCTACGCGCTCTCGGGGATGATCGCCGACGCCGTCGCGGGCGTCTACCTCCTCCGAGATCCGGATTTCAACCCCGGAGACACGATCACCGCCGGCGACACGACCGGCGAGGTGGCTGCCATCGAACTCCGCAAGACCCGTTTCGACGTCGACGGCGACACGGTGGTCCGGGCCAACGCCGACATCGAGAAACGCTGGACGAAGGTCGATTCGAGCGAGTGA
- a CDS encoding HPP family protein, protein MNLFEPLEGRPTTSEAALSTGRTLSLLALLVVLAWATGEPFLFPSLGPSAYALAVTPSAATSKWQRTVGGHLFGVLAGLLAYHALAPGLAVTDIPPALSLPGLRLVGAGFVSVGLTTAAMLRTDLRHAPACATTLIVGLGLLTSLFEAAIILFAIAILVVADHVVPAAGVDEPPQ, encoded by the coding sequence ATGAACCTCTTCGAACCGCTCGAAGGCCGGCCCACGACGAGCGAGGCCGCCCTCTCGACCGGTCGGACGCTGAGCCTCCTCGCGCTGCTCGTGGTGCTGGCCTGGGCGACCGGCGAACCGTTCCTGTTCCCGAGCCTCGGTCCCTCCGCCTACGCCCTGGCGGTGACGCCCTCGGCGGCGACGAGCAAGTGGCAGCGAACCGTCGGGGGCCACCTGTTCGGCGTCCTCGCCGGCTTGCTCGCCTACCACGCCCTGGCACCGGGGCTGGCGGTCACCGACATCCCGCCGGCCCTGTCGCTTCCGGGGTTGCGACTGGTCGGTGCCGGGTTCGTCTCCGTCGGCCTGACCACAGCCGCGATGCTCCGGACCGACCTCCGACACGCGCCCGCCTGCGCGACCACGCTCATCGTCGGTCTGGGGCTGCTCACGAGCCTGTTCGAGGCGGCAATCATCCTGTTCGCGATCGCGATCTTGGTCGTCGCCGACCACGTCGTCCCGGCGGCCGGCGTCGACGAACCGCCGCAGTGA
- a CDS encoding DUF5789 family protein, translating into MGDDIDEARVHGVELGDLDSRLSEHDYPASAEEIVERYGDAELDLTDETTTLESVLGPHESTGQTYDSAEAVRTAIYNLVEEDAVGESGYSDRGGTARPDDGTESL; encoded by the coding sequence ATGGGAGACGACATCGACGAAGCACGTGTACACGGCGTCGAACTGGGCGACCTGGACAGCCGGCTCTCGGAGCACGACTACCCCGCGAGCGCCGAGGAGATCGTCGAGCGGTACGGCGACGCGGAGCTCGATCTCACCGACGAGACGACGACGCTGGAGTCGGTGCTCGGCCCCCACGAGTCGACCGGGCAGACCTACGACTCGGCGGAGGCGGTCCGTACGGCGATCTACAACCTGGTGGAGGAAGACGCCGTGGGCGAGAGCGGGTACAGCGACCGCGGCGGCACCGCACGTCCCGACGACGGCACCGAGTCGCTGTAG